A single Natrinema pellirubrum DSM 15624 DNA region contains:
- a CDS encoding ABC transporter permease, producing the protein MSMAKFLVRRLLQGIVVIWGVVTIMFGLRAVAPGDPANLMLAEGATQELVEQVRREEGLNEPVYVQYFDYVRELITGDFGYSWQSNREVEAMVIERIPATIELTIAATIVALVIAIPLGVISATRRNEPADYSATLFSLLGISTPNFWLGLMLILVFGVWFGIPYPTFGLSWVSLASISIPYPSVGFYDFPTGRRPVGFGEAVLTLVRYGSVYDLLVWLKHIALPALTLGTYFTALITRLTRSGMVDELGKPYVTASRAKGLPSVLVRYKHVLRNTMIPVITVLGLQMGTLMGGAVITETVFNWPGLGLRLIDALGTRDWPLMQGIVVFIAIAFVTINIAVDAVYNYLDPRVSEQ; encoded by the coding sequence ATGTCGATGGCTAAGTTCCTCGTACGGCGATTGCTGCAGGGAATCGTCGTCATCTGGGGAGTCGTAACGATCATGTTCGGACTCCGGGCAGTTGCGCCCGGCGATCCGGCGAACCTGATGCTCGCGGAAGGGGCAACTCAGGAGTTAGTGGAACAGGTCAGACGAGAAGAAGGACTGAACGAACCGGTCTACGTCCAGTACTTCGATTACGTGCGGGAACTGATCACCGGCGACTTCGGATACTCCTGGCAGTCGAACCGGGAGGTCGAAGCGATGGTCATCGAACGGATCCCCGCGACGATCGAACTGACGATCGCCGCGACGATCGTCGCCCTCGTCATCGCGATCCCCCTGGGCGTGATTTCGGCGACGCGGCGGAACGAGCCCGCCGACTACAGTGCCACGCTGTTCTCGCTGCTTGGCATCTCGACGCCGAACTTCTGGCTCGGGCTCATGCTGATCCTCGTGTTCGGCGTCTGGTTCGGAATCCCGTACCCGACCTTTGGTCTGTCGTGGGTCTCGCTGGCAAGCATCAGCATCCCCTACCCGAGCGTCGGCTTCTACGATTTCCCGACCGGTCGTCGACCGGTCGGCTTCGGGGAGGCCGTGCTGACGCTCGTCCGGTACGGGTCGGTCTATGACCTGCTGGTCTGGCTGAAACACATCGCGCTCCCGGCGCTTACGCTCGGGACGTACTTCACCGCGCTCATCACCCGCCTCACCCGGAGCGGCATGGTCGACGAACTCGGGAAGCCCTACGTCACGGCGAGTCGAGCGAAGGGGCTCCCCTCGGTACTCGTTCGCTACAAGCACGTGCTGCGGAACACGATGATCCCGGTCATTACGGTCCTCGGGCTCCAGATGGGGACCCTGATGGGCGGTGCAGTCATCACCGAGACCGTGTTCAATTGGCCGGGCCTCGGGCTTCGCCTCATCGACGCGCTCGGAACGCGAGACTGGCCGCTCATGCAGGGGATCGTGGTGTTCATCGCCATCGCGTTCGTGACGATCAACATCGCCGTCGACGCCGTCTACAACTATCTCGATCCGCGGGTGAGCGAGCAATGA
- a CDS encoding ABC transporter substrate-binding protein, which produces MGTMDTTRLDRRTLLKLTGAAGTTGLAAMSGCLGDPSDDDGTDELTITLSQFPDTVDPLDHITGDFFDVYDHIYEPLFDFEPGEGIFSRVVEDWEAQGDGTTELSLRDDVVFHNGDDLTAEDVAWTINRTVDPEMGVPSPIGTFGLGSIDGASAVDETTVSVEYSAAPGLAEFEFGNYARAMNMEWAIENHDAENEAISGADPEVFNGTGPYEVVDFTSGEEIVLERFDDYWGDEPPFERVVFNADGESSGRVNSLETGETDLTINVLPEDVDTVRSADDVEIRQVTSFRNIFCPMKNTVEPFDSLEFRQAMNYAVDNEEIVDTILSGFGEPRGQPVAPGINGFNDEIEPYEQDVGMAESLVDESGYGGVEIELTAPQGRYLNDADVAETVADQIDQLENVSCDANIVDFGIVSDANQAGVDPDEFEIPFFMIGWGTITGDTDYGVQGFFTIPDNPNRTFDDEELSDAILESQQIEDPDDRRAQLEEVNQLAHEKAPFLFLHTQESIYGVREDIQWEPREDETVYIWGMET; this is translated from the coding sequence ATGGGAACCATGGACACTACGCGACTCGATCGACGAACGCTGCTGAAACTCACCGGTGCCGCGGGGACGACGGGTCTCGCGGCGATGAGTGGCTGTCTCGGTGATCCATCCGACGACGACGGCACCGACGAACTCACGATCACGCTCTCACAGTTCCCGGATACGGTGGATCCGCTCGATCACATCACCGGGGACTTCTTCGACGTATACGACCACATCTACGAGCCGCTGTTCGACTTCGAGCCCGGGGAAGGCATCTTCTCCCGGGTCGTCGAAGACTGGGAGGCCCAGGGCGACGGGACGACCGAACTCTCCCTGCGGGACGACGTGGTGTTCCACAACGGGGACGATCTGACCGCGGAAGACGTCGCGTGGACGATCAATCGGACCGTCGATCCGGAGATGGGCGTCCCGAGTCCGATCGGGACCTTCGGACTGGGGTCGATCGATGGTGCGAGCGCGGTCGACGAGACGACGGTGTCGGTCGAGTACTCCGCCGCACCCGGACTCGCGGAGTTCGAGTTCGGGAACTACGCCCGTGCGATGAACATGGAGTGGGCGATCGAAAACCACGACGCCGAGAACGAGGCGATCTCCGGCGCCGATCCCGAGGTCTTCAACGGGACGGGGCCCTACGAGGTCGTCGACTTCACGTCGGGCGAGGAGATCGTCCTCGAGCGGTTCGACGACTACTGGGGCGACGAGCCGCCGTTCGAGCGCGTGGTCTTCAACGCGGACGGCGAATCCAGCGGTCGGGTAAACTCGCTCGAGACGGGAGAGACGGACCTGACGATCAACGTTCTCCCGGAGGACGTCGATACGGTTCGGAGTGCCGACGACGTCGAAATCAGGCAGGTAACGAGCTTCCGGAACATCTTCTGTCCGATGAAAAACACCGTCGAACCGTTCGACAGTCTGGAGTTCCGACAGGCGATGAACTACGCCGTCGACAACGAAGAGATCGTCGACACGATCCTCAGCGGGTTCGGAGAACCGCGCGGCCAGCCCGTTGCGCCGGGGATCAACGGCTTCAACGACGAGATCGAACCCTACGAACAGGACGTCGGCATGGCCGAGAGCCTCGTCGACGAGAGCGGGTACGGCGGCGTGGAGATCGAACTGACCGCACCACAGGGCCGCTACCTCAACGACGCCGACGTCGCCGAGACGGTCGCCGACCAGATCGACCAACTCGAGAACGTCAGTTGCGACGCCAACATCGTCGACTTCGGCATCGTCTCGGACGCGAATCAGGCCGGGGTCGACCCCGACGAGTTCGAGATCCCCTTCTTCATGATCGGCTGGGGAACCATTACTGGCGACACCGACTACGGCGTCCAGGGCTTCTTTACGATCCCGGACAACCCGAACCGGACGTTCGACGACGAGGAACTCAGCGACGCGATCCTCGAGAGCCAACAGATCGAGGACCCCGACGATCGCCGGGCGCAACTCGAGGAAGTCAACCAATTGGCCCACGAGAAAGCACCGTTCCTGTTCCTCCACACCCAGGAGAGCATCTACGGCGTGAGAGAGGACATCCAGTGGGAGCCCCGCGAGGACGAGACCGTCTACATCTGGGGCATGGAGACGTAA